The following coding sequences are from one Pigmentibacter sp. JX0631 window:
- a CDS encoding Type 1 glutamine amidotransferase-like domain-containing protein, with protein MNLFLSSMHFGNSVHKLSKMLTVNKNVAIILNANDHLGDKRTKYYNECKLILSNLGLNCSELDLRNFFKKNPESLKLKLLNFGLIWVTGGNTFILRRAFYESGLDQILPDLLTNKNIIYGGFSAGACVVTPSLKGLEFADDPNIIPNGYSNEIIWDGLNLTSFCIVPHFKSEHSEAFGINKIINFYKEKKIFHHKLTDKSVILIEDDLEFFYDN; from the coding sequence ATGAATCTTTTTTTATCTTCAATGCATTTTGGTAATTCCGTTCATAAACTTTCAAAAATGCTAACTGTAAATAAAAATGTTGCTATTATCCTTAATGCTAATGATCACCTTGGTGATAAAAGAACTAAATATTATAATGAATGTAAATTAATTCTAAGTAATTTAGGATTAAATTGCTCTGAACTTGATTTAAGAAACTTTTTTAAAAAAAATCCTGAATCTCTAAAATTAAAGCTATTAAATTTCGGCTTAATTTGGGTAACAGGAGGGAATACCTTTATTCTAAGAAGAGCCTTTTATGAAAGTGGATTAGATCAAATTCTACCTGATCTTCTTACGAATAAAAATATTATATATGGTGGCTTTAGTGCTGGCGCTTGCGTAGTTACACCTTCATTAAAAGGTCTAGAATTTGCAGATGATCCTAATATAATTCCAAATGGGTATTCAAATGAAATAATTTGGGATGGATTAAATCTTACTTCTTTTTGTATTGTTCCGCATTTTAAATCTGAACATTCTGAAGCTTTCGGAATAAATAAAATTATTAATTTTTACAAAGAAAAAAAGATATTTCATCACAAATTAACAGATAAGTCAGTCATATTGATTGAAGATGATTTAGAATTTTTTTATGATAATTA
- a CDS encoding DEAD/DEAH box helicase has translation MINIDKYLKLMNLTKLTAIQEKCIEPIYNAESVFALAPTGSGKTMAFLLPLLLKLDTSIRSPQVIILVPTRELGMQIANVAQNIANCLFEAEQKNILIRSVFGGTAISAQILEMQKNPHVIIATPGRMIDLLQRESIETNQLKTLILDEADIMVGMGFADQIEEIVNYVPSHLQIGFFSATQNEKITELEKLFLRNVKFVKIDLREKIVSSDKNSIKHEYLVTKKDEKKDKLIQILSAEHFNKGIIFCHTRETVQNLVTEMKQHGLNIDGLTGELGQVHRNSIMRNFKTGNLKFLVATNIAARGIDVSLLPIVIHFDIPYQNDEYVHRSGRTGRAGHSGLSLALCEEKNVNYYLNMMKELQLDCSEFKKDSVFKKIQKEEIKQAEKVKNDIKFIKVFINKGKREKIRPVDIVGSFIKELNLEKEDIGNIFIFDHFTHVEINSKKYLEKRGIKVKIKNMLASVTIAR, from the coding sequence ATGATAAATATTGATAAGTATTTGAAATTAATGAACTTAACCAAGTTGACTGCAATTCAGGAAAAGTGCATAGAACCTATTTACAATGCAGAATCTGTTTTTGCCCTAGCTCCGACTGGTTCTGGTAAAACTATGGCGTTTCTCTTGCCGCTATTATTAAAATTAGATACTTCGATACGCTCACCACAAGTTATCATTCTAGTTCCTACTAGAGAATTAGGTATGCAAATTGCCAATGTAGCTCAAAATATAGCTAATTGTTTGTTTGAAGCCGAGCAAAAAAATATCTTGATCCGTTCTGTTTTTGGGGGAACCGCAATTTCAGCTCAAATATTAGAAATGCAAAAAAATCCACATGTTATTATTGCCACTCCAGGAAGAATGATAGATTTATTGCAACGTGAATCTATAGAAACTAACCAGCTTAAAACCTTAATCTTAGATGAAGCTGATATAATGGTTGGTATGGGTTTTGCAGATCAAATTGAAGAAATAGTAAATTACGTACCAAGTCATCTGCAAATTGGTTTTTTCTCAGCTACACAAAATGAGAAAATAACTGAGCTAGAAAAACTATTTTTAAGGAATGTGAAATTTGTTAAAATTGATTTAAGAGAAAAAATAGTTAGCAGTGATAAAAATTCAATTAAACACGAATATTTAGTTACAAAAAAAGATGAAAAAAAAGATAAACTAATTCAAATTTTGTCTGCAGAACATTTTAATAAAGGTATTATCTTTTGCCACACTCGAGAAACCGTGCAAAATTTAGTAACTGAAATGAAGCAACATGGTTTAAATATTGATGGTTTGACTGGTGAGTTGGGGCAAGTTCATAGAAACAGTATCATGCGCAATTTCAAAACTGGAAATTTAAAATTTCTGGTCGCAACAAATATTGCTGCCAGAGGCATTGATGTTTCTTTGCTGCCAATAGTAATTCATTTTGATATCCCATACCAAAATGACGAGTATGTCCATCGATCTGGTAGAACAGGAAGAGCTGGGCATTCGGGTTTATCTCTCGCTCTCTGCGAAGAAAAAAATGTAAATTACTATTTAAATATGATGAAAGAATTGCAATTAGATTGCTCAGAATTTAAAAAAGATAGCGTATTTAAAAAAATTCAAAAAGAAGAAATTAAGCAAGCAGAAAAAGTTAAAAATGATATTAAATTTATTAAAGTATTTATAAATAAAGGTAAAAGAGAAAAAATTAGACCTGTAGATATCGTTGGTTCATTTATTAAAGAACTTAATTTAGAAAAAGAAGATATAGGTAATATATTTATTTTTGATCATTTTACTCATGTTGAAATAAATTCTAAAAAATATTTAGAAAAAAGAGGGATAAAAGTTAAAATAAAAAATATGTTAGCAAGTGTTACTATTGCTCGATAA
- a CDS encoding YhjD/YihY/BrkB family envelope integrity protein: MFKYWFSKLNSKIKKFNTRPKQREIVFSINKKLWLKKFEIILRESYFILKNSKFSEKSAQLTYVSILSIVPLIAILFSFIHAFQGFNTIINEFIAPTITKHFGNRAGNEIIEYLNLIVNNLKLKELGVISFITFLITVILLVLKIEDNIDEIMEFKNKSKLFNRIVKCWLILTITPFFFTLASLKSDTFLKLINIQENNFLNSYILHFLRVCIGLSFQWIFFAFIFYIIPSKKVNLRSAFVGGFISNILFEILQIVNLYFAKRALITDSSHIYGSVAIIAVLFFVWIRLIWIIILIGASFTIATQKIIFFKELLRIKFSPIKSILDCILIYRTIRNYYRHQNTPIAESFLLSSTGVEAIELEHCLQYLLNKNIICSADNELKDPHYLPSYHSILNDKDNPEFLRKVILEDNFIVTKEYKEIEKIFK, translated from the coding sequence TTGTTTAAATATTGGTTCAGCAAATTAAATTCAAAAATAAAAAAATTTAATACAAGGCCAAAACAGAGAGAAATAGTATTTTCGATTAATAAAAAACTTTGGCTGAAAAAATTCGAAATTATTTTACGTGAATCTTATTTTATTCTTAAAAATTCAAAATTTTCTGAAAAATCCGCTCAGCTTACTTATGTATCAATATTGTCAATTGTTCCTTTAATTGCAATTCTTTTTTCCTTCATCCATGCTTTTCAAGGTTTTAATACAATCATAAATGAATTTATCGCTCCAACAATTACAAAACATTTTGGTAATCGTGCGGGTAATGAAATAATTGAATATTTAAATTTAATAGTAAATAATTTGAAGCTAAAAGAACTAGGAGTAATTTCATTTATTACTTTTTTAATAACTGTAATATTACTTGTTTTAAAGATTGAAGATAATATAGATGAAATTATGGAATTTAAAAATAAATCTAAATTATTTAATAGAATAGTTAAGTGTTGGTTAATATTAACAATAACTCCTTTCTTTTTTACTCTTGCTTCTCTTAAATCGGATACTTTTCTAAAACTTATAAATATTCAAGAAAACAATTTTTTAAATAGTTACATATTACATTTTCTAAGGGTATGCATTGGTTTATCATTTCAATGGATATTTTTTGCTTTTATTTTTTACATAATTCCAAGCAAAAAAGTTAATTTAAGATCTGCTTTTGTTGGTGGTTTCATATCTAATATTCTTTTTGAAATACTTCAAATTGTTAATTTATATTTTGCAAAAAGGGCTTTAATTACAGATTCAAGTCATATTTATGGTTCTGTTGCCATAATTGCTGTATTGTTCTTTGTTTGGATTAGATTAATATGGATTATTATATTAATTGGCGCATCTTTTACTATTGCTACACAAAAAATTATATTTTTTAAGGAATTACTTAGAATAAAATTCTCTCCAATAAAATCTATCCTTGATTGTATATTAATTTATCGAACTATTCGAAATTATTACCGCCACCAAAACACTCCTATTGCAGAATCATTTTTACTTTCTTCTACAGGAGTTGAAGCCATTGAACTAGAGCATTGTCTTCAATATTTATTAAATAAAAATATTATCTGTTCAGCAGATAACGAATTAAAGGACCCTCATTACTTACCAAGTTATCATTCTATTTTGAACGATAAAGACAATCCTGAGTTTTTGCGTAAAGTTATTTTAGAAGATAATTTTATTGTTACAAAAGAATATAAAGAAATAGAAAAAATATTTAAATAA
- a CDS encoding DUF455 family protein — MELKEFAEIILFGKDIWCDKLLEPNFLTDTIEYSAILTPKSPGRSLDLNFKDYPINKKIPFPNQQQLNDAKQRGYVLHFFANHELLAMEIMALVLLKFPNAPKNFRLGIANTILEEQKHMKLYIQRMNELNVTFGEIPVNNFFWNCLSNMTSPMDFVVKMSMTFEQANLDYALFYKNLMEKVSDIKTAEILNTVYEEEIGHVKHGVTWFNRWRENKESDWLEYQKNLEFPLTPARAKGLIFDIYGREKAGLSSLFIKELSIFNSSKGRPPNVFFFNPASEQEIARKKIGFTANKSVTALENDCASLLQFLAANDDIVLLKNKPSIHFLQNIQKCGFPIPEFQELSSLPKENINHQYISNFNPWGWSPESISFFSKWQSKLIKKNFFHENIFSNAEFQKNVMLLYSKSFSANLYPYIYKELISIQEILPESNLNPRICNSKNECLEAINYFLQSCNFSKVVMKAPLGCAGQNMLRVEKTKLTIAEENWLLNILETQNSIVIEPWYHKVVDLSYQAKINEDGNYIALGSTRFITDLRGQYKGTIVGKKTDDLPKNVTKFLYKKYADFSNIEDVLKFVSEKVGEKLVKHNFYGPFGIDAFLYEDINSEYGFKLKFLSEINPRYTMGRVALEISKRIQTGAFAVWVHLRVTDILKKSQFKSLAEFVTEIEKRYPIKLTEEAKPLIREGIVFTNDPSIATSVLTVLIVGKNVLNDFTTFSSLEII, encoded by the coding sequence ATGGAATTAAAGGAATTTGCTGAGATTATTTTATTTGGGAAGGATATTTGGTGCGACAAACTTTTGGAACCAAATTTTCTCACTGATACAATTGAATACAGTGCAATTCTTACCCCTAAATCTCCTGGAAGATCATTAGATTTAAATTTTAAAGACTATCCTATAAATAAAAAAATACCTTTTCCAAATCAGCAACAATTAAATGATGCAAAACAAAGAGGATACGTTCTTCATTTTTTTGCAAATCATGAATTGCTTGCAATGGAAATTATGGCATTGGTTCTATTAAAATTCCCTAATGCTCCAAAAAATTTTCGTCTTGGAATTGCAAACACAATTCTAGAAGAACAAAAACATATGAAACTTTACATCCAACGCATGAATGAACTTAATGTTACATTTGGTGAAATTCCTGTGAACAATTTTTTTTGGAATTGTTTATCTAACATGACTTCTCCAATGGATTTTGTTGTAAAAATGAGCATGACATTTGAACAAGCAAATTTAGATTATGCCTTGTTTTATAAAAATCTAATGGAAAAAGTGAGCGACATAAAAACAGCTGAAATATTAAATACAGTTTATGAAGAAGAAATTGGACATGTAAAACATGGAGTCACTTGGTTTAATCGTTGGAGAGAAAATAAAGAATCAGATTGGTTAGAATATCAAAAAAATCTTGAATTTCCTTTGACCCCAGCAAGAGCAAAGGGTCTTATTTTTGATATTTATGGAAGAGAAAAAGCTGGCTTGTCAAGTTTATTCATTAAAGAGTTATCTATTTTTAATTCATCAAAAGGTCGGCCACCAAATGTATTTTTCTTTAATCCAGCTAGCGAACAAGAAATAGCAAGAAAAAAAATAGGTTTCACAGCAAATAAATCTGTAACAGCTTTAGAAAATGATTGCGCTTCACTTCTCCAATTTTTAGCCGCTAATGATGACATTGTTCTGCTTAAAAATAAACCATCAATTCATTTTTTACAAAATATCCAAAAATGCGGATTTCCTATTCCTGAATTCCAAGAATTATCATCACTCCCAAAAGAAAATATTAATCATCAATATATTAGTAATTTTAATCCATGGGGTTGGAGTCCTGAAAGTATTTCTTTTTTCTCGAAATGGCAAAGTAAATTAATTAAAAAGAATTTTTTTCATGAAAATATTTTTTCAAATGCAGAATTTCAAAAGAATGTTATGTTATTATATTCCAAAAGTTTTTCTGCTAATTTATATCCTTATATTTATAAAGAATTAATATCTATTCAAGAAATTTTACCTGAGTCTAATTTAAATCCAAGAATTTGCAACTCAAAAAACGAATGCCTAGAAGCTATCAATTATTTTCTGCAATCTTGTAACTTTTCTAAGGTAGTTATGAAAGCCCCCCTTGGATGTGCTGGGCAAAATATGCTGCGGGTAGAAAAAACTAAATTAACAATTGCTGAAGAGAACTGGCTACTAAATATACTAGAAACACAAAATTCGATTGTCATAGAACCTTGGTATCATAAAGTTGTAGATTTATCATACCAGGCAAAAATTAATGAAGATGGCAACTATATTGCATTAGGCTCTACAAGATTCATTACTGATTTAAGAGGTCAGTATAAAGGAACAATTGTAGGTAAAAAAACTGATGATCTTCCTAAAAATGTTACAAAATTTTTATATAAAAAATATGCCGATTTTTCTAATATTGAAGATGTACTAAAATTTGTATCTGAAAAAGTGGGTGAAAAACTTGTAAAACATAATTTCTATGGTCCTTTTGGTATTGATGCTTTTCTTTATGAAGATATCAATTCTGAATACGGTTTTAAATTAAAATTTTTATCAGAAATTAATCCAAGATATACTATGGGTAGAGTTGCTCTTGAAATTTCCAAACGTATTCAAACCGGAGCATTTGCTGTTTGGGTTCACTTACGGGTTACAGATATATTAAAAAAATCTCAATTCAAGTCGCTTGCAGAATTTGTTACCGAAATTGAAAAAAGGTATCCAATTAAATTAACGGAAGAAGCAAAACCTTTAATTCGTGAAGGAATAGTTTTTACTAATGATCCTTCAATAGCTACTTCTGTTCTAACTGTTCTTATAGTAGGTAAAAATGTTCTAAATGACTTTACAACATTTTCTTCATTGGAGATAATATAA
- a CDS encoding flagellar basal body-associated FliL family protein, with protein sequence MAEKDEKKAEAKKEEKPKDPNEKEEKKSRLALFAGIGGVLLVALGVGGFFVFKTISGKKNTELAAQGTSHDDHDKKDSKDAKDDHGKKDEKKDEKKDEKKDEKKDEKKDDHGKKDEKKDDHGKKDEKKDDKKDDPNKKDDGKKEEPKGTANFGDTFMVQRLDLNLGNSIENRFIRIAIAVEYRGGENQGFELKKREAQIKDIVITAVTSKTRLVLISENGKENLRREILNRINEVTDRPVQNVYFTEFFVE encoded by the coding sequence ATGGCTGAAAAAGATGAGAAAAAAGCTGAAGCAAAGAAAGAAGAAAAGCCAAAAGATCCTAATGAAAAGGAAGAGAAAAAAAGTCGATTGGCTCTATTTGCTGGAATTGGTGGTGTTTTGCTTGTGGCTCTTGGAGTAGGCGGCTTTTTTGTATTTAAGACAATTTCAGGAAAGAAAAACACTGAATTAGCTGCTCAAGGTACTAGTCATGATGATCATGACAAGAAAGACTCAAAAGACGCTAAAGATGACCATGGGAAAAAGGACGAAAAGAAGGACGAAAAGAAGGACGAAAAGAAGGACGAAAAGAAGGACGAAAAGAAGGATGATCATGGAAAAAAGGATGAAAAGAAAGATGATCATGGAAAGAAAGACGAAAAGAAAGATGATAAAAAAGATGATCCAAATAAAAAAGATGATGGAAAAAAAGAAGAACCAAAAGGAACAGCTAATTTCGGCGACACTTTTATGGTTCAGAGATTGGATTTAAACTTAGGAAACTCCATTGAAAATAGATTCATTAGAATTGCAATTGCAGTTGAATATCGAGGCGGTGAAAATCAAGGATTCGAATTAAAAAAACGCGAAGCTCAAATTAAAGATATTGTTATTACAGCAGTAACAAGTAAAACCAGGTTAGTTCTTATCTCCGAAAATGGTAAAGAAAATCTTAGAAGAGAAATTCTAAATAGAATAAATGAAGTAACAGATAGGCCAGTTCAAAACGTATATTTCACCGAATTCTTTGTGGAGTAA
- the fliM gene encoding flagellar motor switch protein FliM, with protein sequence MDQVLSQNEVDALLNAVSDGRNDSDSGPKDASGIVHYDLANQDRIIRGRMPTLDIIHDRFIRLFRISLSAALRKVANIGVNSSGPIKFGEFMNSLPLPSCLNILRIEPLRGSAVMVIESKLLYALVDSLFGGSDVPYTKIEGKDFTQIEIKVARRVVMSAVDDLEKAWAPVFPLKITYSRTEINPQFVAIVPPSDVVISTAFDVELEKMSGSIKLVFPYSTLEPIKSKLSVGFQNEQLEVDHIWINRIKTQLMGTSVNMICNLGNCWINLRDLMELGRGDVLILDRDADKPLDIMIEGIHKFRGVPGIIRGNKAIKITEIIGDY encoded by the coding sequence ATGGATCAGGTATTAAGTCAGAATGAAGTCGACGCCTTATTAAATGCAGTTTCTGATGGAAGAAATGATAGCGATAGCGGACCAAAAGATGCTTCTGGTATAGTTCATTACGATTTAGCAAATCAAGATAGAATTATTCGTGGGCGAATGCCAACGTTGGATATTATTCATGATCGTTTTATAAGACTATTTCGTATTTCATTATCCGCAGCATTAAGAAAAGTAGCAAATATTGGTGTGAATAGTTCTGGACCAATTAAATTTGGCGAGTTTATGAATTCACTCCCTCTTCCTAGTTGTCTAAATATTTTAAGAATAGAACCTTTGCGTGGTTCTGCTGTAATGGTTATTGAAAGTAAGTTACTTTATGCATTAGTCGATAGTTTATTTGGTGGATCAGACGTTCCTTACACAAAAATAGAAGGTAAAGACTTTACTCAAATAGAAATTAAAGTTGCCCGTCGTGTTGTTATGTCTGCTGTAGATGATCTTGAAAAAGCATGGGCTCCTGTTTTCCCATTAAAAATAACTTATTCACGTACTGAAATTAATCCACAATTTGTAGCGATAGTTCCTCCAAGTGACGTAGTTATTTCTACCGCTTTTGACGTGGAGCTAGAAAAAATGAGTGGCTCAATAAAGCTTGTGTTTCCTTATTCAACTCTTGAACCAATTAAATCAAAACTAAGTGTTGGATTTCAAAATGAGCAATTAGAAGTAGATCATATTTGGATTAATAGAATTAAAACTCAACTTATGGGCACAAGTGTAAATATGATTTGTAATCTAGGAAATTGCTGGATCAATCTGCGAGATTTGATGGAATTAGGTAGAGGCGATGTTCTTATTTTAGATAGAGATGCTGATAAACCATTAGATATTATGATTGAAGGAATTCATAAATTTCGTGGTGTTCCAGGAATAATAAGAGGTAATAAGGCAATTAAAATAACAGAAATAATTGGAGATTATTAA
- the fliN gene encoding flagellar motor switch protein FliN → MADLNEGFRPEDFGLDAGEEGDAGAAADAAGSEASPPATAGGGSNPPMAKDDDSMRNIDLSRMKMVLDVPLKVTVELGRTKLLVNDLLQLGQGSVIELDKMAGEPMEIYVNDKLVAMGEVVVVNEKFGVRLTDVMSGVGMDEAHSGESV, encoded by the coding sequence ATGGCTGATTTAAATGAAGGATTTCGACCTGAAGATTTTGGTTTAGACGCTGGCGAAGAAGGAGATGCTGGAGCTGCTGCTGATGCGGCTGGAAGTGAAGCTTCGCCACCTGCTACAGCTGGTGGAGGATCTAATCCTCCAATGGCAAAAGATGACGATTCAATGAGAAATATTGATCTTTCTCGCATGAAAATGGTTTTAGATGTTCCACTTAAAGTAACAGTTGAGCTCGGTCGAACAAAACTTCTTGTAAATGACTTACTGCAATTAGGGCAAGGTTCGGTTATTGAATTAGATAAAATGGCAGGAGAGCCAATGGAAATTTATGTCAATGACAAGCTTGTTGCAATGGGAGAAGTTGTCGTTGTTAATGAGAAATTTGGGGTACGTTTAACCGATGTCATGAGTGGTGTTGGAATGGATGAGGCTCATTCCGGTGAAAGTGTTTAA
- a CDS encoding flagellar biosynthetic protein FliO, which yields MSIKNYGLIIALLLSINSKASSEENLENSVPPIQYPEKKRDEMQVRKEIKNSFIKSEDLNSNYPQLNSLNQIPSNEGKKNSLLENNESIKKGSEPITDLKGQKTFDELIGQNISKKKNEASKKNMNVTLKESEQPSRQSELWKVFLISTIFISVLALIGYLLTKIRKKGFLFSNNKNEKVMDIVSTLSISPKRQVMILKIRDQEIVVSNTEAGIQFLTDISAANSGRNIQERKQYQISDKFLLPKNNEKSLTEKTEIQQVQVEKINDKKSDILLRALKSINSNSVGTKKQPVSDANKTESFPKYLANQFENEGKKEVKKKDEEVDSVENVTNLIREKLRSMKPLN from the coding sequence ATGTCAATTAAAAATTATGGATTAATAATAGCTCTGCTTCTTTCAATAAATAGTAAAGCCTCATCAGAGGAAAATTTAGAAAATTCTGTCCCACCAATACAATACCCAGAAAAAAAACGTGATGAAATGCAGGTACGAAAAGAAATTAAAAATTCATTTATTAAAAGTGAAGATTTAAATTCGAATTATCCACAACTAAATTCATTAAATCAAATTCCTAGCAATGAAGGTAAAAAAAACTCTTTGCTTGAAAATAATGAAAGCATAAAAAAAGGTAGTGAACCTATAACAGATTTAAAAGGGCAAAAAACATTTGATGAATTAATTGGTCAAAATATATCAAAAAAGAAAAATGAAGCTTCTAAAAAAAATATGAATGTTACTCTAAAAGAATCAGAGCAACCTAGTAGGCAATCAGAACTTTGGAAAGTTTTTTTAATTTCAACAATTTTTATTTCAGTTTTAGCATTAATAGGCTATTTATTGACAAAAATTAGAAAAAAAGGATTCTTATTCTCAAATAATAAGAATGAAAAAGTAATGGATATTGTTTCTACTCTTTCCATCTCACCAAAAAGACAAGTTATGATTTTAAAGATTAGAGATCAAGAAATTGTAGTTTCCAATACTGAAGCTGGAATTCAATTTTTAACAGATATTAGTGCAGCAAATTCAGGAAGAAATATTCAAGAAAGAAAACAATACCAAATTAGTGATAAGTTTTTATTACCTAAAAATAATGAAAAATCATTAACAGAGAAAACAGAAATTCAACAAGTTCAAGTTGAAAAAATTAATGATAAAAAATCTGATATTTTATTGAGAGCTCTAAAAAGTATTAACTCAAATTCAGTTGGAACAAAAAAGCAACCAGTAAGTGATGCTAATAAAACAGAATCTTTTCCCAAATATTTAGCAAATCAATTTGAAAATGAAGGGAAAAAAGAAGTTAAGAAAAAAGATGAAGAAGTTGATAGTGTAGAAAACGTAACAAATTTAATTCGAGAAAAATTACGTTCTATGAAACCTTTAAATTAA